A genomic stretch from Desulfatitalea tepidiphila includes:
- a CDS encoding chloride channel protein, with product MSERGMLKAARRKWAVFRSDDRLIVIAMAGLVGACSGLAAVALNRSLHFMGTALHTLHHHWWGVVLPAVGATLSAIFLNVLMKERAGHGVPEVVYAVSRYGGLLRFRSSYSRLVSSCLTIGSGGSAGPEAPVVISGAALGSNIAKFFSLKERQRITLVGCGAAGAIASIFNAPITGLVFTVEVILGEWRSFNIIPIAIAAVAGTEVSRLLQGNQIVFPRQHYTIGLPDIAASFGVVIVATVVSVVLGRMLKGMHGVAMRTPIPPLVRPAVGGLAVGLLGIYLPFVLGEGYLSVQQMIQGTFSQGLLLAALVMAAKMLATALTLGWGGSGGIFAPSLMIGSLVGLVYHRFLSWIMPTAILSNEGCFALLGMAGLLSGILQAPLTGIFLVVEITGGYDVILPLIIVSALTSTFCYYIEPASYYLRDLIERGQFLRPGTDARVLSDLAVRELVKEVPTLLRGDMLLREFLTILEQSKEHLFPVVDPHSGAYQGMIFVDRIRPFLFDRQMYGVLMIEQLMESNVPTVAPDDELSEVLSLMEHEDLEALPVVENRRFVGLLSKSTLLDHYRKELIVQAGN from the coding sequence ATGAGCGAACGCGGCATGCTGAAAGCGGCCAGGCGCAAATGGGCCGTTTTTAGATCCGATGACCGTTTGATTGTCATTGCCATGGCCGGTCTGGTGGGCGCCTGCAGTGGTCTGGCGGCGGTCGCTCTGAATCGCTCCCTCCATTTCATGGGTACGGCGCTGCACACGTTGCATCATCACTGGTGGGGTGTCGTCCTGCCGGCCGTTGGTGCCACCCTCTCGGCAATATTTCTCAATGTTCTGATGAAAGAACGCGCCGGTCACGGGGTCCCGGAGGTGGTCTATGCGGTATCGCGCTATGGCGGTCTGCTGCGGTTTCGATCCAGCTATTCGCGACTGGTGTCCAGTTGCCTGACCATCGGGAGCGGCGGTTCGGCAGGTCCGGAAGCGCCGGTCGTGATCAGCGGGGCGGCCCTGGGCTCCAATATCGCCAAATTTTTTTCACTCAAAGAGCGGCAACGCATCACGCTGGTGGGATGCGGGGCGGCCGGCGCCATCGCTTCGATTTTCAATGCGCCGATTACCGGACTGGTCTTCACGGTCGAGGTGATTCTCGGTGAATGGCGGTCGTTCAATATCATTCCCATCGCCATCGCCGCGGTGGCGGGGACCGAAGTGAGCCGGCTGCTCCAGGGGAATCAGATTGTTTTTCCTCGTCAGCACTACACCATCGGGTTGCCCGATATCGCCGCCAGTTTCGGCGTGGTGATAGTGGCCACCGTGGTTTCCGTGGTGCTGGGAAGAATGCTTAAGGGCATGCATGGGGTGGCCATGCGAACCCCCATTCCGCCATTGGTCCGTCCGGCCGTCGGCGGGCTGGCCGTGGGCCTGCTCGGGATCTATCTGCCGTTTGTGCTGGGCGAAGGCTATCTCTCGGTGCAGCAGATGATCCAGGGTACTTTTTCCCAGGGCCTCCTGCTGGCCGCCCTGGTGATGGCGGCCAAGATGCTGGCCACGGCCTTGACGCTGGGTTGGGGTGGATCGGGCGGTATTTTCGCCCCCAGCCTGATGATCGGCAGCCTCGTGGGCCTGGTTTACCACCGTTTTCTCAGCTGGATCATGCCCACGGCGATCCTCAGCAACGAAGGCTGTTTCGCCCTGCTGGGAATGGCCGGGCTGTTGAGCGGCATTTTGCAGGCGCCGTTAACCGGCATTTTTCTGGTGGTGGAAATCACCGGCGGGTATGATGTGATCCTGCCCCTGATCATCGTTTCGGCATTGACCTCCACCTTTTGCTACTATATCGAACCCGCGTCATACTATCTGCGGGACCTGATCGAGAGGGGCCAGTTTCTCCGTCCGGGCACCGATGCCCGGGTGCTCTCCGATCTGGCCGTACGAGAATTGGTCAAAGAGGTTCCGACGCTCTTGCGCGGCGATATGTTGCTGCGTGAATTTCTGACCATTCTCGAGCAGTCGAAGGAACACCTGTTTCCGGTGGTGGACCCGCACAGCGGGGCCTACCAGGGCATGATTTTTGTGGATCGCATCCGGCCATTCCTGTTCGATCGCCAGATGTACGGCGTTCTTATGATCGAACAACTCATGGAGTCGAACGTGCCTACCGTGGCGCCGGATGACGAACTCTCCGAAGTGCTTTCGCTTATGGAGCATGAGGATCTGGAGGCCTTGCCGGTGGTCGAGAATCGCCGTTTTGTCGGGTTGCTGTCCAAGTCCACGCTGCTCGATCATTACCGCAAGGAGCTGATCGTGCAGGCCGGAAACTGA
- a CDS encoding universal stress protein — protein sequence MKDSIVTERLLHVFQNTPLGRESLLQSLHFCKTLGVDLHIYVPESKQFLMYFDHDMVQVDLDRSYLLSPESAVDHARQLADLLDVHVTFLVPKNYTSAQLPDIPTHYTYMCCPQSISDLSAKIGLGYVGPKVWRIAKSSTFPVFMTGRVYKPWTSITVCYTGSNNANKALRWGLHLGRKSGMPVELFTFMERHKAAHFEEQLRQAGLWDELGDRVSTWHKIDRGSFEEAFYAVAHDTLLVLGAYSHGLIKVLLFGSKTEKIQAWMPNNMLLVGPHCAVEV from the coding sequence GTGAAGGATTCTATCGTGACCGAACGCCTGCTGCACGTATTTCAAAACACGCCCCTGGGACGGGAGTCATTGCTGCAGTCCCTTCATTTTTGCAAGACCCTCGGGGTCGATCTGCACATCTATGTGCCCGAATCCAAGCAGTTTTTGATGTATTTCGATCATGACATGGTGCAGGTGGACCTCGATCGATCCTATCTGTTGTCACCGGAGAGTGCCGTCGACCATGCCCGGCAACTCGCCGACCTTTTAGATGTTCATGTCACCTTTCTCGTGCCAAAGAACTATACGTCCGCCCAGCTGCCCGACATTCCCACCCACTATACCTACATGTGCTGCCCGCAAAGCATCAGTGATTTGTCGGCCAAAATCGGTTTGGGCTACGTGGGGCCCAAGGTGTGGCGCATCGCCAAGTCCTCGACCTTTCCCGTTTTCATGACCGGCAGGGTCTACAAACCGTGGACGAGCATTACGGTCTGCTACACCGGCTCGAACAACGCCAACAAGGCGCTGCGATGGGGATTGCATCTCGGACGCAAGTCAGGCATGCCCGTCGAACTGTTTACCTTCATGGAAAGACACAAGGCGGCCCACTTCGAGGAACAGCTGCGCCAGGCCGGGCTATGGGACGAATTGGGAGACCGGGTAAGCACGTGGCACAAAATCGATCGGGGCAGTTTCGAGGAGGCCTTCTATGCAGTGGCCCACGATACGCTGCTGGTCCTGGGTGCCTACAGTCATGGATTGATCAAGGTGCTGCTTTTCGGAAGCAAAACGGAAAAGATCCAGGCATGGATGCCCAACAACATGCTGCTCGTCGGGCCCCACTGCGCCGTGGAGGTGTGA
- the rfbB gene encoding dTDP-glucose 4,6-dehydratase: MQTILVTGGAGFIGSNFIRHILAIRPEWRVVNLDALTYAGNAANLADLEADRQKRYRFVHGDINDSERVGRLLAEEQPVGVVHFAAESHVDRSIHGPLAFVQTNVTGTARLLMACQQMWEEAGRPAAFRFLHVSTDEVYGSLGPTGHFTEETAYDPSSPYSASKAASDHLVRAWHRTYGFPAIVTNCSNNYGPYQFPEKLIPLMILNIIEEKELPVYGDGRNVRDWLYVIDHCEALATVLEKGCPGETYNIGGGAERANIDVVQQLCALLDECLGRSGASRSERLIRFVTDRPGHDRRYAIDAGKIGRELGWRPRFQFETALAETVAWYLAHRQWIDFVRSGEYLRWIDTHYGATGGTAKR, encoded by the coding sequence ATGCAGACGATTCTGGTGACCGGCGGCGCCGGGTTTATCGGCTCCAACTTCATCCGGCACATACTCGCCATCCGGCCCGAATGGCGCGTGGTCAACCTAGACGCTCTGACTTATGCGGGCAATGCGGCCAACCTGGCGGACCTGGAAGCCGATCGACAAAAGCGCTATCGATTTGTTCATGGCGACATTAACGACAGTGAACGGGTCGGCCGGCTCCTGGCGGAAGAACAACCGGTGGGCGTCGTCCACTTTGCGGCCGAATCCCATGTGGACCGCTCGATCCACGGGCCGCTGGCCTTTGTACAGACCAATGTGACCGGCACGGCCCGCCTGCTGATGGCCTGTCAGCAGATGTGGGAAGAGGCCGGCCGGCCGGCGGCATTCCGCTTCCTGCACGTCTCCACCGACGAAGTGTACGGCAGCCTGGGACCCACCGGGCATTTTACCGAAGAGACGGCCTATGATCCCTCCAGCCCCTACTCGGCTTCCAAGGCGGCATCCGACCACCTGGTGCGCGCCTGGCATCGCACCTATGGCTTTCCGGCCATCGTGACCAACTGCTCCAACAACTACGGCCCTTACCAATTCCCGGAAAAACTCATCCCGTTGATGATCCTCAATATCATCGAAGAAAAAGAGCTGCCGGTTTACGGAGACGGCCGCAATGTCCGCGACTGGCTCTATGTCATCGACCATTGCGAGGCTCTGGCCACGGTGCTCGAAAAAGGGTGTCCGGGCGAAACCTATAATATCGGCGGCGGCGCCGAACGGGCCAACATCGATGTGGTTCAACAGCTCTGTGCCCTTCTCGACGAATGCCTCGGCCGTAGCGGTGCAAGTCGCAGCGAGCGCTTGATCCGCTTTGTGACCGACCGGCCGGGACACGACCGACGCTACGCCATCGACGCCGGCAAAATCGGACGGGAATTGGGATGGCGGCCGCGCTTCCAATTCGAAACGGCCCTGGCCGAAACCGTGGCGTGGTATCTGGCCCACCGACAGTGGATCGATTTCGTGCGCAGCGGCGAATACCTGCGTTGGATCGACACCCACTATGGCGCGACAGGAGGAACAGCGAAACGATGA
- a CDS encoding HEAT repeat domain-containing protein yields MLPITAGLATAQIIAFFFVRHANRVLADQVQALQTAGWLAIPSGPAAAALKTFGAAFWGGLFFTLSVGTGLTLATVAFLFLGRRCRGGRRWWLLAGALIWTAALIAVNLDGPTLVPTLFVACTPLATALFAVQLRPDAAGEPSTPRRWYLPLITLLLLILLWSTQLNRELFTAIRDHLLLSNAAGRQVNDFYYRYTLFAAQAFKSFEQKTLRTCHLDPDLDPNAASAWVDLLARYDVLPVPETVSADVRLHLHDGQLRLVSPNGAAVDADQTAFRQDPRPWLRRFSEAADRYGPFRRMALIGLLVGFPILLYIMVDGGIGRLAGLIASTDAVVWIRSSVCLAIGVMLLIPLLISRVQAVPEDQIGRALSADSWPRRVAALRRIEDQRMDIARFSEYRRLLESPWVVERYWLARALGSSRHPSTYPDLLRLTQDPHPNVVCQAYYALGQRGQRTAAKAIEAQMVQSDHWYTQWYGYRAMRRLGWRQTRSTSGP; encoded by the coding sequence TTGCTTCCCATAACCGCCGGTCTGGCCACGGCCCAGATCATTGCCTTCTTTTTTGTGCGGCATGCCAACCGGGTGCTGGCCGACCAGGTCCAAGCCCTTCAAACCGCGGGTTGGCTGGCCATCCCGTCGGGGCCTGCGGCCGCTGCGCTCAAGACATTCGGCGCGGCCTTCTGGGGTGGATTGTTTTTTACCCTCAGCGTGGGAACCGGCCTGACTCTGGCTACCGTGGCCTTTTTATTTCTCGGGCGGCGATGCCGTGGCGGCCGCCGTTGGTGGTTATTGGCAGGGGCACTGATCTGGACCGCAGCTCTCATTGCCGTCAATCTGGATGGCCCGACGCTCGTTCCGACCCTGTTCGTCGCCTGCACGCCCCTGGCCACCGCACTGTTCGCCGTGCAGTTGCGGCCTGACGCGGCCGGGGAGCCGTCAACTCCCAGGCGGTGGTATCTGCCGTTGATCACATTGCTGCTGCTGATCCTGTTGTGGTCCACGCAGCTCAATCGAGAATTGTTCACCGCCATTCGGGATCATTTGTTGCTCTCCAATGCCGCGGGAAGACAGGTGAACGATTTTTACTACCGGTATACGCTGTTTGCGGCCCAGGCCTTTAAATCCTTCGAGCAGAAGACGTTGAGAACGTGCCACCTGGATCCTGATCTGGATCCCAATGCAGCATCCGCGTGGGTCGATCTGCTGGCCCGGTACGATGTGCTGCCGGTACCGGAAACCGTTTCTGCGGATGTGAGACTTCATTTGCACGACGGGCAGTTGCGACTCGTCTCGCCCAACGGTGCAGCCGTCGATGCGGACCAAACCGCTTTCCGCCAGGATCCACGCCCGTGGTTGAGACGCTTTTCAGAAGCGGCGGACCGTTACGGCCCCTTCCGGAGAATGGCACTCATAGGCCTTTTGGTCGGATTTCCGATCTTGCTGTATATCATGGTGGACGGGGGAATCGGACGCCTGGCCGGCCTGATCGCGAGCACCGACGCCGTCGTGTGGATACGGTCATCCGTCTGCCTGGCCATCGGCGTGATGCTGTTGATACCGCTTCTGATAAGCAGGGTTCAGGCGGTGCCCGAGGATCAGATCGGCCGGGCCCTGTCGGCGGACTCGTGGCCGAGGCGGGTGGCCGCCCTGCGGCGCATTGAAGATCAACGCATGGATATCGCCCGCTTTTCCGAGTATCGACGCTTGCTGGAAAGCCCTTGGGTGGTCGAACGCTATTGGCTGGCCAGGGCCTTAGGATCGAGTCGCCATCCATCCACCTACCCGGATTTATTGCGTTTAACGCAAGATCCGCATCCCAACGTGGTATGTCAGGCCTACTACGCCTTGGGACAGCGCGGCCAACGGACCGCGGCCAAGGCCATTGAAGCGCAAATGGTGCAGTCGGACCACTGGTACACCCAGTGGTACGGCTACCGTGCGATGAGGAGGCTTGGATGGCGTCAGACCCGATCCACATCAGGCCCCTGA
- a CDS encoding PTS sugar transporter subunit IIA — translation MPVELTIKEVATRLSIPLETLHRWVRQGKIPMQRNRGEYVIRQEMFERWADEHKLSIHETAGAVQPSEEAAFDGVLPAMQRGGIFYGLTGDSKEAALQAAVANIPNLERIDRKIVFEKLIEREQLASTGIGHGIALPHPRANPGVGLMLPQISTCFFARPIPYDAIDGQPVSVMMVLLSGSTKLHLTLLSKISFFLRNRSFRDYLLTAPPAQALLDRLAEMQ, via the coding sequence ATGCCTGTGGAGCTCACCATAAAAGAAGTCGCCACGCGCCTGAGCATCCCCTTGGAGACGCTTCACCGCTGGGTGCGCCAGGGGAAAATTCCCATGCAGCGCAACCGGGGCGAGTATGTGATCCGGCAGGAGATGTTCGAGCGATGGGCCGACGAGCACAAACTCAGCATCCACGAGACAGCGGGTGCCGTGCAGCCCAGCGAGGAGGCGGCCTTCGACGGGGTATTGCCGGCCATGCAACGGGGGGGCATCTTTTATGGCCTGACAGGGGACAGCAAAGAGGCGGCCTTGCAGGCCGCAGTGGCCAACATCCCCAACCTGGAGCGGATCGATCGCAAAATCGTTTTCGAAAAATTGATCGAACGGGAACAACTGGCTTCCACGGGCATCGGTCATGGGATCGCGCTGCCCCATCCCAGGGCCAATCCGGGTGTCGGTCTGATGCTGCCGCAGATCAGCACCTGTTTTTTCGCCCGGCCTATCCCATACGATGCCATCGATGGCCAGCCGGTTTCCGTGATGATGGTGCTGCTCAGCGGGTCGACCAAGCTGCATCTGACCCTTTTGTCCAAGATCTCTTTTTTCCTTCGCAACCGTTCGTTCCGGGATTATCTGCTGACTGCGCCGCCTGCCCAGGCGCTCTTGGACAGGTTGGCCGAGATGCAATGA
- a CDS encoding CPBP family intramembrane glutamic endopeptidase yields MASDPIHIRPLTLAATLAVLIATEAAAGWLIRQMEVSPLVLLGLTRLCQIVLLLVLIVRLEGGLAAIGWAPATWGAGLKKGAAWSLGFALAAALGMAVIFLTGNDPFALLHTPLPASRMETALFFLVGGWVAPLAEEICFRGVLYTFFRRWGVWTALIVSTAIFVALHSVHGLPVTQVVGGIVFALAYETSRNLMVPLTIHVLGNTAIFVLSLPLPWG; encoded by the coding sequence ATGGCGTCAGACCCGATCCACATCAGGCCCCTGACCCTGGCTGCGACCCTGGCGGTCTTGATCGCCACGGAAGCGGCGGCGGGATGGCTCATTCGGCAAATGGAGGTCTCGCCCCTGGTGTTGCTCGGCTTGACCCGGCTGTGCCAGATCGTTCTTTTGCTCGTTCTGATTGTGCGTCTGGAAGGCGGGTTGGCGGCTATCGGCTGGGCCCCGGCCACGTGGGGCGCGGGGTTGAAAAAGGGAGCCGCGTGGTCCCTGGGGTTTGCGCTTGCGGCGGCTTTGGGCATGGCCGTAATCTTCCTGACCGGAAACGATCCGTTTGCCCTGTTGCACACGCCTTTACCCGCCAGCCGTATGGAAACGGCCCTGTTCTTCCTTGTCGGCGGATGGGTGGCCCCCCTGGCCGAGGAGATCTGTTTCCGGGGCGTGCTGTACACCTTCTTCCGCAGGTGGGGCGTCTGGACGGCTCTGATCGTCAGCACCGCCATCTTCGTGGCCCTGCATTCCGTTCACGGCCTGCCTGTCACCCAGGTGGTCGGAGGCATCGTGTTCGCCCTGGCGTATGAAACCAGTCGCAACCTGATGGTGCCTTTGACCATCCATGTGCTGGGCAACACGGCCATCTTCGTACTTTCTTTGCCTTTGCCTTGGGGATAG
- a CDS encoding SDR family NAD(P)-dependent oxidoreductase — translation MFDLKGKKAVITGATRGIGRSIAEQMAMQGAEVVVSSRKSDACAQVADQINQTTAGGAGRAFPVACNIAHKDQLQALVDQSIALMGQIDILVCNAASNVHHGPSATISDEAFSKIIDTNLKSTHWLCHMVLPGMVQRRDGSIIVVSSIAGLRGSETLGTYGISKAGEIALVRNIALEYGPHNIRANAIAPGLIKTDFARALWENPEFLNKRLAATPLRRIGEPIDIAGVALFLASRASTFMTGQVLVVDGGVTV, via the coding sequence ATGTTTGATTTGAAAGGGAAGAAGGCAGTGATCACCGGCGCCACGCGCGGTATCGGCCGGTCCATCGCCGAGCAGATGGCGATGCAGGGGGCCGAGGTAGTGGTCTCCAGCCGCAAGTCCGATGCGTGCGCGCAGGTGGCCGACCAGATCAACCAAACGACCGCCGGCGGCGCGGGGCGGGCGTTTCCAGTAGCCTGCAATATCGCCCACAAGGATCAGCTGCAGGCCCTGGTCGATCAAAGCATCGCACTCATGGGGCAGATCGATATCCTGGTCTGTAACGCGGCCAGCAATGTCCATCACGGTCCTTCGGCCACCATCTCAGATGAGGCCTTTTCCAAAATCATCGACACCAATCTGAAATCCACCCACTGGCTTTGCCACATGGTGCTGCCGGGCATGGTCCAGCGTCGCGACGGGTCGATCATCGTCGTCTCCTCCATCGCCGGCCTGCGCGGTTCTGAGACGCTGGGCACTTACGGCATCAGCAAGGCCGGCGAAATCGCCCTGGTGCGCAATATCGCCCTGGAGTATGGTCCGCACAACATCCGGGCCAACGCCATCGCACCGGGCCTGATCAAGACCGACTTCGCGCGGGCATTGTGGGAAAATCCCGAATTTCTCAACAAACGCCTGGCGGCGACCCCGCTCAGGCGCATCGGCGAACCGATCGATATTGCCGGTGTCGCGCTGTTTTTAGCCTCCAGGGCCTCGACCTTCATGACCGGGCAGGTGCTGGTCGTGGACGGCGGGGTGACGGTGTGA
- the rfbD gene encoding dTDP-4-dehydrorhamnose reductase, with product MRLLIVGSNGQLGHDLMAQARQRGWMPTGADMPVCDITDRQSVERAIESAGPADVPVDIMINAAAYTAVDKAESEPEIAFAVNRDGAEVLARAGRDHQIPLIHVSTDYVFDGRQTRPYRPTDPVNPQGVYGKSKAEGEARIRQLWERHVIVRTAWLFGRHGANFVKTMIRLGKERDTIRVVDDQVGCPTYAGDLAGALLDAAADVTGKTDGWGTYHYCNEGAVTWYGFTRRILTLAGRYERIRVGQILPIPTSEYPLPAPRPQYSVLDCTSFEADFGVTRRPWEAALQEMLAGIYGTAS from the coding sequence ATGCGACTACTGATTGTGGGCAGCAACGGCCAGCTCGGCCATGACCTGATGGCGCAGGCCCGCCAGCGCGGTTGGATGCCCACCGGCGCGGATATGCCCGTTTGCGATATCACCGATCGGCAAAGCGTCGAAAGGGCCATCGAATCCGCCGGGCCGGCCGACGTACCGGTCGACATCATGATCAATGCCGCCGCTTACACGGCCGTGGACAAAGCCGAAAGCGAACCGGAGATCGCGTTCGCCGTCAATCGAGACGGCGCCGAAGTGCTTGCACGGGCCGGCCGTGATCATCAGATCCCCCTGATTCACGTCTCCACCGACTATGTGTTCGACGGGCGCCAGACCCGCCCTTATCGGCCGACCGACCCCGTCAACCCCCAGGGGGTTTATGGCAAAAGCAAGGCCGAAGGCGAAGCACGCATACGGCAGCTCTGGGAGAGGCATGTCATCGTGCGGACCGCCTGGCTCTTCGGACGGCATGGCGCCAATTTCGTCAAGACCATGATTCGACTGGGCAAGGAACGCGACACCATACGGGTGGTCGACGACCAGGTGGGTTGTCCGACCTATGCCGGGGACCTGGCCGGTGCGCTTCTGGACGCGGCCGCAGATGTTACCGGGAAAACCGACGGTTGGGGCACCTATCATTATTGCAACGAGGGGGCCGTCACATGGTATGGCTTTACGCGCCGTATCCTGACCTTGGCCGGCCGCTATGAGCGGATACGTGTCGGGCAGATCCTGCCCATACCGACCTCCGAATATCCCCTTCCGGCGCCGCGACCCCAATACTCGGTCCTCGATTGCACCAGCTTCGAGGCCGATTTCGGAGTGACGCGCCGTCCCTGGGAAGCTGCCCTGCAGGAAATGCTGGCCGGCATTTACGGGACCGCGTCTTGA
- a CDS encoding mannose-1-phosphate guanylyltransferase/mannose-6-phosphate isomerase: MITPVILAGGSGTRLWPLSRKLYPKQFMQLVDDYTLLQNTLLRVSALAEVQPPIILCNEDHRFIVAEQMRQIGITPAAIVLEPVGRNTAPALAVAAIMAEARQKESTLLALPADHHIENTEGLLATVRKGAVYADRGHLVTFGIEPDAVETGYGYIRKGKSLEAEDAADTGPHAGVWTIDRFVEKPDRDTARRYVESGEYCWNSGMFMFKAGKLLEELESFAPDIVSGCRQAVEKGRTDLDFFRLDRQAFGRCPSDSIDYAVMERTQAGVMIALCSPWNDLGSWEALWQAGEKDTDQNVIHGDVCLQNVERSFIHASSRLVTAVGLIDHVVVETKDAVFVAPRHQVQQVKALVDQLTRMERPETVTQKLAYRPWGAYEDVDISERFLVKRITVKPKAKLSLQKHFHRAEHWVVVKGTALVTRGEEQFILKEDESTYIPLGTVHRLENPGKIPLELIEIQSGSYLAEDDVVRLDDVYGRHNDRDD, encoded by the coding sequence ATGATCACACCCGTCATCTTGGCCGGCGGTTCGGGAACGCGCTTGTGGCCCTTGTCCCGCAAGCTCTATCCCAAACAGTTCATGCAGCTGGTGGACGATTATACGCTGCTGCAAAACACCCTTCTGCGGGTCAGCGCCCTGGCGGAGGTTCAACCCCCCATCATCCTGTGCAACGAGGACCACCGCTTCATCGTGGCTGAGCAGATGCGCCAGATCGGCATCACACCGGCGGCTATCGTCCTGGAACCTGTGGGTCGCAACACCGCCCCGGCCCTGGCCGTGGCCGCGATCATGGCCGAGGCCCGACAAAAGGAGAGCACATTGCTGGCCCTGCCGGCCGATCACCATATCGAAAACACCGAGGGGCTCCTGGCCACCGTTCGAAAAGGGGCCGTCTATGCCGATCGCGGCCATCTGGTCACCTTCGGCATCGAACCGGATGCCGTGGAAACCGGCTATGGCTACATTCGTAAAGGTAAATCCTTGGAAGCGGAGGACGCAGCAGACACAGGGCCACATGCCGGGGTCTGGACCATCGACCGGTTTGTTGAAAAGCCGGACCGGGACACCGCCCGCCGGTATGTGGAATCCGGTGAATACTGCTGGAACAGCGGCATGTTCATGTTCAAAGCCGGCAAATTGCTTGAGGAGCTGGAATCCTTTGCGCCCGACATCGTGTCCGGATGCCGGCAGGCCGTGGAAAAGGGCCGGACCGATCTGGATTTCTTCCGGTTGGACAGGCAAGCCTTCGGCCGGTGCCCGTCGGACTCCATCGACTACGCGGTCATGGAAAGAACCCAGGCGGGCGTCATGATCGCCCTTTGCAGCCCCTGGAACGATCTGGGATCCTGGGAAGCTCTCTGGCAGGCCGGCGAAAAAGATACCGACCAGAATGTGATTCACGGGGACGTCTGTCTACAGAACGTGGAGCGCTCGTTCATCCACGCATCGAGCCGGTTGGTGACGGCCGTGGGGTTGATCGATCATGTGGTGGTCGAGACAAAAGATGCGGTGTTCGTCGCCCCCCGCCACCAGGTGCAGCAGGTCAAGGCTCTGGTCGACCAGCTGACCCGCATGGAACGGCCTGAAACCGTCACCCAGAAATTGGCCTACCGCCCCTGGGGTGCCTATGAAGATGTGGACATCTCCGAGCGTTTTTTGGTCAAGCGCATTACCGTCAAACCCAAGGCCAAGCTCTCGCTGCAGAAGCATTTTCACCGGGCCGAACACTGGGTGGTGGTCAAGGGGACGGCCCTGGTGACCCGCGGCGAAGAACAATTCATCCTCAAGGAAGATGAATCCACCTACATTCCCCTGGGAACCGTTCACCGCCTGGAGAACCCCGGCAAGATCCCCCTGGAACTGATCGAAATCCAGTCGGGCAGCTATCTGGCCGAGGACGATGTGGTGCGCCTCGACGACGTTTACGGACGTCACAACGATAGGGACGATTGA
- the rfbC gene encoding dTDP-4-dehydrorhamnose 3,5-epimerase, giving the protein MNVIPTRIPEVLIVEPQVFGDPRGYFLETYQGKRYEAAGMADTFVQDNVSFSRRGTLRGLHFQHPQEQAKLVQVLSGDIFDVAVDVRRGSPTFGRWIGVHLSAGQPRQLYVPRGFAHGFCVLSDTALFMYKCSDYYAPAHEAGFCWDDPDVGIAWPVQKPLLSDRDRAFPRLRDVDSERLPAYEG; this is encoded by the coding sequence ATGAACGTCATCCCGACCCGGATCCCCGAGGTGCTGATCGTCGAACCCCAGGTGTTCGGCGATCCGCGCGGCTATTTTCTCGAGACCTATCAGGGAAAAAGATATGAAGCCGCCGGTATGGCCGACACGTTCGTCCAGGACAATGTCTCCTTTTCCCGCCGCGGCACCCTGCGCGGCCTGCACTTCCAGCATCCCCAGGAACAGGCCAAGCTGGTCCAGGTGCTCTCCGGCGACATCTTCGACGTAGCCGTGGATGTGCGGCGCGGGTCGCCCACCTTCGGCCGCTGGATCGGCGTCCACTTGAGCGCCGGGCAGCCCCGGCAACTCTATGTGCCCAGGGGATTTGCCCACGGCTTCTGCGTGTTGAGCGATACGGCCCTGTTCATGTACAAATGCAGCGATTACTACGCCCCGGCCCACGAGGCAGGGTTTTGCTGGGACGATCCGGACGTGGGCATCGCATGGCCGGTCCAAAAGCCGCTGCTCTCCGACCGTGACCGCGCCTTTCCGCGGCTCAGGGATGTGGATTCCGAACGCCTGCCAGCGTATGAGGGTTAA
- a CDS encoding response regulator translates to MAEKILLVDDETDFLEVMSERMSARGMEVTTAESALDALEQVEKGGFDAIVLDLMMPGMDGLETLKAIKRKRPELQVILLSGHATLEKGIEAMKLGAMDFVEKPADIDALTEKIHQARAEKMVLVEKQMETKLKTIINARGW, encoded by the coding sequence ATGGCAGAAAAAATTTTACTCGTCGATGATGAAACCGATTTCCTGGAAGTCATGTCCGAACGCATGAGCGCCCGGGGCATGGAGGTGACCACGGCAGAATCGGCCCTGGATGCGCTGGAGCAGGTCGAGAAAGGTGGATTTGATGCCATTGTGCTCGATCTGATGATGCCGGGTATGGACGGATTGGAAACCCTGAAGGCGATCAAGCGCAAGAGGCCGGAGTTACAGGTGATCCTGCTTTCCGGGCATGCCACCCTGGAAAAGGGGATCGAGGCGATGAAGCTGGGTGCCATGGATTTCGTGGAAAAACCTGCGGATATCGATGCGCTGACCGAGAAAATTCACCAGGCCAGGGCCGAGAAAATGGTGTTGGTCGAAAAACAGATGGAAACGAAACTGAAAACTATCATCAACGCCAGGGGTTGGTAG